The Garra rufa chromosome 23, GarRuf1.0, whole genome shotgun sequence genome includes a region encoding these proteins:
- the LOC141299796 gene encoding protocadherin alpha-3-like, whose amino-acid sequence MDVKEFYCFWIVLFLSLWESSLGQIVYSVSEEVNKGTVIGNIAKDLKISAPELESRMFQIMPGSNAKYFDVNMKTGSLFVKDRIDREELCGSNQKCALNLEALAQNPHRLYRLEILIVDVNDNAPFFPDSTHMLNVTEDANLGERFPLPIAKDSDIGSSSLKDYKLSSNEYFSLDVHSGQKSTSAELVLQKALDREKQDTIHLILTAIDGGKPPKSGTLSIVVNVMDVNDNKPVFSKSLYKVKVKENTPIGTKIVSVSASDLDEGVNSEIQYSFLNHENTDETHRFTINSNSGEIVVQGQIDYEEDSGIELRVQARDKGSPPKSTHCKVLIEVVDENDNTPEIVTNLLLESVKEDAKPGTAVALFSVSDKDGGKNGIVHCALRGSFPFKLETSYNNHYSLVVDGPLDRESVSLYNITITAADEGTPSFSSSTVITVHISDVNDNVPHFPAPVINTFLSENGQAESLVTKVSADDSDTGENAELSYSLLDSSSSSVPITTLININSLSGEIFSLQSFNHEETRRFQFQVMATDSGVPPLSSNATVNVFILDENDNSPVILPPYSEPGSVNSEHIPYSAEAGYFVAKIRAVDADSGYNALLSYHLTEPKGTNLFRIGSSTGEIRTRRRMSDNDLKTHPLLITVSDNGEPSLSTTMSMDVVVVESLDDIKTSFREVPSKEESFSDLNLYLLIAIVSVSVIFLLSLMVLIAAKCYRTDGSFSRYSAPVISTHPDGSWSFSKSTQQYDVCFSSDTIKSDVVVFPSPFPPADAELISINGEDTFTRTQTFPTTGKVRL is encoded by the coding sequence ATGGATGTTAAAGAGTTTTACTGCTTTTGGATCGTTCTGTTTCTGTCTTTATGGGAATCTTCGCTTGGCCAGATCGTCTATTCCGTCTCCGAGGAGGTGAATAAAGGAACTGTGATCGGGAATATAGCAAAAGACCTGAAAATCAGTGCCCCGGAACTAGAATCACGTATGTTTCAGATTATGCCTGGATCAAATGCAAAGTATTTTGATGTAAATATGAAAACGGGCTCACTGTTTGTCAAAGACCGGATTGATCGTGAGGAGTTGTGTGGCAGTAATCAGAAATGTGCGTTGAATTTAGAAGCTCTTGCTCAGAATCCTCACAGACTTTATCGACTTGAAATTTTAATTGTGGATGTGAATGACAATGCTCCATTTTTTCCAGACAGCACTCATATGCTAAATGTTACAGAGGATGCAAATTTAGGGGAAAGATTTCCTCTTCCAATTGCAAAAGATTCAGATATCGGCAGCAGTTCATTGAAAGACTACAAACTCAGTTCAAATGAATATTTTTCTTTAGATGTTCATAGCGGGCAAAAGAGTACATCTGCTGAATTAGTACTACAGAAAGCTTTAGACAGAGAGAAACAAGATACTATTCACTTAATACTCACCGCTATCGACGGAGGAAAACCTCCCAAATCTGGAACATTGAGTATTGTTGTTAATGTCATGGATGTAAACGATAATAAACCTGTTTTCAGCAAATCTTTGTACAAAGTTAAAGTAAAGGAAAACACACCAATTGGAACCAAAATAGTTTCTGTTTCTGCCAGTGATTTGGATGAGGGCGTCAACAGTGAAATTCAGTATTCATTTCTTAATCATGAAAATACCGATGAAACGCACCGTTTTACAATTAATTCTAACTCGGGGGAAATAGTTGTTCAAGGACAAATTGATTACGAGGAAGACTCGGGAATTGAACTGCGGGTTCAGGCGAGAGACAAAGGCAGCCCCCCTAAAAGTACACACTGCAAAGTTTTAATAGAAGTTGTGGACGAGAATGACAACACGCCAGAGATAGTTACGAATCTTCTCTTGGAAAGCGTAAAAGAGGATGCAAAACCGGGAACTGCAGTTGCTTTATTCTCAGTGTCTGATAAAGATGGGGGTAAAAATGGCATTGTACACTGTGCACTGAGAGGCTCGTTTCCTTTCAAACTGGAGACCTCATATAACAATCATTATTCTCTAGTGGTAGATGGACCTCTGGACAGAGAGAGTGTTTCTCTGTATAACATCACAATAACAGCTGCAGATGAAGGAACTCCGTCTTTTTCCAGCAGCACTGTTATAACTGTACATATCTCTGATGTTAATGACAATGTTCCACATTTCCCAGCTCCCGTTATTAACACTTTTCTAAGTGAGAATGGTCAAGCTGAAAGTCTTGTGACAAAAGTTTCAGCTGATGATTCAGACACTGGTGAGAACGCAGAACTTTCATATTCACTGTTAGACAGTTCCAGCTCCAGTGTTCCTATAACAACACTGATAAATATAAACTCTTTAAGTGGAGAAATATTCAGTTTGCAATCATTTAATCATGAAGAAACGAGACGATTTCAGTTTCAAGTTATGGCAACAGACTCTGGTGTTCCTCCTCTGAGCAGTAATGCGACTGTAAATGTGTTTATTCTGGATGAGAATGACAACAGTCCGGTTATTTTACCGCCTTATTCTGAACCTGGATCAGTTAATAGTGAGCACATTCCCTACTCTGCTGAAGCGGGCTACTTTGTAGCCAAGATCAGAGCTGTTGATGCTGACTCTGGATATAACGCACTTCTGTCTTATCATCTAACTGAACCCAAAGGAACGAATCTTTTCCGCATTGGAAGCAGCACTGGAGAAATAAGGACTAGGAGACGAATGAGTGACAATGACTTAAAAACTCACCCACTTCTGATCACAGTGTCTGATAATGGAGAGCCATCACTCTCAACGACTATGTCCATGGATGTTGTGGTGGTTGAGAGTCTGGATGACATAAAGACATCATTCAGGGAAGTTCCTTCTAAAGAGGAAAGTTTTTCAGATCTGAATCTGTATCTGCTCATCGCTATTGTCTCAGTATCCGTCATCTTTTTACTGAGTCTCATGGTTTTGATAGCAGCTAAATGCTACAGGACAGACGGCAGTTTCAGCAGGTACAGCGCTCCAGTGATCAGCACACATCCAGATGGCAGCTGGTCCTTCTCTAAATCTACACAACAGTACGACGTGTGTTTTAGTTCAGACACAATAAAGAGTGATGTAGTGGTTTTCCCCTCGCCATTTCCACCAGCAGACGCAGAACTGATCAGCATTAATGGAGAAGACACTTTTACGCGCACCCAAACTTTTCCTACAACTGGGAAGGTAAGATTGTAG